A single genomic interval of Haloterrigena salifodinae harbors:
- the gltB gene encoding glutamate synthase large subunit: MSQPQIASSAERSRGLVDPADERSNCGVGVVMDLDGDGGHDVVADGLELLVNLEHRGTTGAEKNTGDGAGIMLQRPDAFFEDVLETDLPELYAVGSLFLPQDDAARAALVSLVEDSLSTYDLEVLEWRDVPTDNAELGKTAVDSEPDVRQVVVAPEDDIDQETFDRRLYVGRRALENAVEQRAQRASARDARGDAVEDVDPKYYERFYVVSLDSKTIVYKGLLKGVQVPSYYPDLTDERMESTFVMVHERFSTNTLGAWHLAHPYRNIIHNGEFNTIQGNINWMRARETDIESEVLSDLEAVKPIIDDPDQSDTASVDNALELLMQDGRDLAHALRMLVPEAWRGDDAMDPDRKDWYDFHASLVEPWDGPALVAATDGERVGAVLDRNGLRPCRYDVTSDNRLIMASEAGALDTDPENIEERGRLQPGQLFLADPNEGRVIPDEEVFDDLTDERYGEWVEQEQVHLDDIQTTDDSAPRQSVDDLRDYQAAFGYTHDELENLIEPMMQKGKDPVGSMGDDTPLSVLTEFNRPLFSYFKQLFAQVTNPPLDYIREELVTSMESRLGYQRNLLDESPEHARQLVLDSPILTDAELESIRDCEANGITAATIDITYEPEREGSGDDLRDAIERVREDAVEAIEDGHDVIVLSDRSVDEDRVAIPSLLATGGVHHHLVRNGLRNHVGLVVESADPRTVHQFATLVGYGAGAVNPYLAYQTIADITAGEDGADTEVAIDAYVGAVEDGLLKIMAKMGISTVESYQGAQIFEAVGLDSDLVEEYFEGTENRTEGIGLPEIEADLRERHETAFVDEDDPNLQRQGEFEHRSGGIHHQWNPDTVGALQQSVRSNDYERYQEFAEKINDQQQNLQTLRGLLEFDSDRESISLEDVEPIKDIVERFSTAAMSLGSLSPEAHENNSIAMNRLGGKSNSGEGGEPPERFATERECNVKQVASGRFGVTSTYLSNADELQIKMAQGSKPGEGGHLPGSKVNEMIAHVRKSTPGVGLISPPPLHDIYSIEDLKQLIFDLKAANEEADINVKLVSEAGIGTVAAGVAKANADVVHISGHDGGTGASPRTSIKSAGLPWELGLAEANQMLCATGLRDRIRVSADGGMKTGRDVAVAALLGAEEYVFGTASLVTGGCVMARQCHKNTCPVGVATQREDLRKRFPGEPEHVINYMTFIAQELRELMAELGFETLDEMIGQVDVLEQRDDVDHPKARNVDLSEVLADPGSDVRRKIREQDHELEDQLDRDLIEAAADAIEDQEPVSIDAEVTNVDRTVGAMLSNRITSRYGEPGLPEDTITVDLEGTAGQSFGAFLASGVSMHLDGSANDYVGKGLSGGKITIRTPETAGYDPTENISIGNVALYGATDGQLYVNGVAGERFAVRNSGAKAVVEGVGDHGCEYMTGGVVAVLGETGKNFAAGMSGGVAYVYDPDGEFEAKANTGMVSLHDALEEKDEQMLRRLVENHVAYTGSERGELLLENWERALDAFVKVMPEAYHEAITEQGSDDVREELPGAPDVAAEAESTSFAASDD, translated from the coding sequence ATGTCACAGCCACAGATAGCGTCATCCGCCGAGCGTTCGCGGGGGCTTGTAGACCCCGCGGACGAACGGTCGAACTGCGGCGTCGGCGTCGTCATGGACCTCGATGGGGATGGGGGACACGACGTCGTCGCCGACGGATTGGAACTACTCGTCAACCTCGAACATCGCGGGACCACCGGCGCGGAGAAAAACACCGGCGACGGCGCGGGTATCATGCTGCAGCGACCTGACGCCTTCTTCGAGGACGTTCTCGAGACCGATCTCCCCGAACTCTATGCCGTCGGATCGCTCTTTCTGCCCCAAGACGACGCGGCCCGGGCGGCGCTCGTCTCGCTCGTCGAGGACTCGCTTTCGACCTACGATCTGGAGGTGCTCGAGTGGCGCGACGTCCCGACGGATAACGCGGAGCTCGGGAAGACTGCCGTCGATTCCGAACCGGACGTCCGGCAGGTCGTCGTCGCTCCCGAGGACGACATCGATCAGGAGACGTTCGATCGACGCCTCTACGTCGGTCGACGAGCCCTCGAGAACGCCGTTGAGCAACGTGCTCAACGAGCCTCCGCTCGCGATGCTCGCGGAGACGCCGTCGAGGACGTCGATCCGAAGTACTACGAGCGCTTCTACGTCGTCTCGCTCGATTCGAAGACGATCGTCTACAAGGGGCTGCTGAAGGGCGTTCAGGTCCCCTCCTACTATCCCGACCTGACCGACGAGCGCATGGAGTCGACGTTCGTGATGGTCCACGAGCGGTTCTCGACGAACACGCTCGGCGCCTGGCACCTCGCCCACCCCTACCGGAACATCATCCACAACGGCGAGTTCAACACCATTCAGGGCAACATCAACTGGATGCGAGCCCGCGAGACCGACATCGAGAGCGAGGTCCTCTCCGATCTCGAGGCGGTCAAGCCGATCATCGACGATCCTGATCAATCCGACACCGCGAGCGTCGACAACGCCCTCGAACTGCTGATGCAGGACGGTCGGGACTTAGCGCACGCCCTGCGGATGCTCGTCCCCGAGGCCTGGCGCGGCGACGACGCGATGGATCCCGATCGGAAGGACTGGTACGACTTCCACGCCTCGCTCGTCGAGCCATGGGACGGCCCCGCGCTGGTCGCGGCGACCGACGGCGAACGCGTCGGCGCCGTCCTCGACCGCAACGGCCTGCGTCCCTGCCGGTACGACGTCACGTCCGACAACCGCCTGATCATGGCCAGCGAGGCCGGCGCGCTCGATACCGACCCCGAAAACATCGAGGAGCGAGGCCGCCTTCAGCCCGGGCAACTCTTCCTCGCAGACCCCAACGAGGGGCGTGTCATCCCCGACGAGGAGGTCTTCGACGACCTCACCGACGAGCGCTACGGCGAGTGGGTCGAACAGGAACAGGTCCACCTCGACGATATTCAGACGACCGACGATAGCGCGCCCCGGCAGTCGGTCGACGACCTGCGCGACTACCAGGCCGCCTTCGGCTACACCCACGACGAACTCGAGAACCTGATCGAGCCGATGATGCAGAAGGGGAAGGATCCCGTCGGCTCGATGGGCGACGACACGCCGCTGTCGGTTCTGACGGAGTTCAACCGACCGCTGTTCTCCTACTTCAAGCAGCTGTTCGCGCAGGTCACCAACCCGCCGCTGGACTACATCCGCGAGGAACTCGTCACCTCGATGGAGTCGCGGCTCGGCTACCAGCGCAACCTGCTCGACGAGTCGCCCGAGCACGCCCGCCAGCTCGTGCTCGACTCGCCGATCCTGACCGACGCCGAACTCGAGTCGATCCGCGACTGCGAGGCCAACGGTATCACGGCCGCGACGATCGACATCACCTACGAGCCCGAACGCGAGGGCTCGGGCGACGACCTCCGCGACGCGATCGAACGCGTCCGTGAGGACGCCGTCGAGGCGATCGAGGACGGACACGACGTAATCGTCCTGTCCGACCGGAGCGTCGACGAGGATCGGGTCGCGATCCCGAGCCTGCTGGCGACGGGCGGCGTCCACCACCACCTCGTGCGCAACGGGCTGCGCAACCACGTCGGCCTCGTCGTCGAATCGGCCGACCCGCGCACCGTCCACCAGTTCGCGACGCTGGTCGGTTACGGCGCCGGTGCGGTCAACCCGTACCTCGCCTACCAGACCATCGCGGACATCACCGCCGGCGAGGACGGCGCGGACACCGAGGTCGCCATCGACGCCTACGTCGGCGCCGTCGAGGACGGCCTGTTGAAGATCATGGCCAAGATGGGGATCTCGACGGTCGAGAGCTACCAGGGCGCCCAGATCTTCGAGGCCGTCGGGCTCGACAGCGACCTTGTCGAGGAGTACTTCGAGGGCACCGAGAACCGCACCGAAGGGATCGGCCTCCCCGAGATCGAGGCCGACCTCCGTGAGCGCCACGAGACCGCCTTCGTCGACGAGGACGATCCGAACCTCCAGCGACAGGGCGAGTTCGAACACCGCTCGGGCGGCATCCACCACCAGTGGAACCCCGACACCGTCGGCGCGCTCCAGCAGTCCGTCCGCTCGAACGACTACGAGCGCTACCAGGAGTTCGCCGAAAAGATCAACGACCAACAGCAGAACCTCCAGACCCTGCGCGGGCTGCTCGAGTTCGATTCCGACCGCGAGTCGATCTCGCTCGAGGACGTCGAGCCGATCAAGGATATCGTCGAGCGGTTCTCGACGGCCGCGATGAGCCTCGGGAGCCTCTCGCCGGAGGCCCACGAAAACAACTCGATCGCGATGAACCGGCTGGGCGGCAAGTCCAACTCCGGCGAGGGCGGCGAGCCCCCGGAGCGGTTCGCCACCGAACGCGAGTGTAACGTCAAGCAGGTGGCCTCGGGCCGCTTCGGCGTCACCTCGACGTATCTTTCGAACGCCGACGAACTCCAGATCAAGATGGCCCAGGGCTCCAAGCCCGGCGAGGGCGGTCACCTTCCCGGTTCGAAGGTCAACGAGATGATCGCCCACGTCCGCAAGTCCACGCCGGGCGTCGGCCTCATCTCCCCGCCGCCGCTGCACGACATCTACTCCATCGAGGACCTCAAGCAGCTGATCTTCGACCTCAAGGCGGCCAACGAGGAGGCGGACATCAACGTCAAACTGGTCTCCGAGGCCGGCATCGGCACGGTCGCCGCCGGCGTCGCCAAGGCCAACGCCGACGTGGTCCACATCTCAGGCCACGACGGCGGTACCGGCGCCTCGCCGCGCACCTCGATCAAGAGCGCCGGCCTCCCGTGGGAGCTCGGTCTCGCGGAGGCGAACCAGATGCTCTGTGCGACCGGCCTGCGCGACCGCATCCGCGTCTCCGCCGACGGCGGGATGAAGACCGGTCGCGACGTCGCCGTCGCCGCCCTGCTGGGCGCCGAGGAGTACGTCTTTGGGACCGCCTCGCTGGTCACCGGCGGCTGCGTGATGGCCCGGCAGTGTCACAAGAACACCTGCCCGGTCGGCGTTGCCACCCAGCGCGAGGACCTGCGCAAGCGGTTCCCCGGCGAGCCCGAGCACGTCATCAACTACATGACGTTCATCGCCCAAGAACTGCGCGAGCTCATGGCCGAACTCGGCTTCGAGACCCTCGACGAGATGATCGGCCAGGTCGACGTGCTCGAGCAGCGCGACGACGTCGACCACCCGAAGGCCCGCAACGTCGACCTCTCGGAGGTCCTCGCGGACCCCGGCAGCGACGTTCGCCGCAAGATCCGCGAACAGGACCACGAACTCGAGGACCAGCTCGACCGAGATCTCATCGAGGCCGCGGCCGACGCCATCGAGGATCAGGAACCGGTCTCGATCGACGCCGAGGTCACGAACGTCGACCGTACCGTCGGCGCGATGCTCTCGAACCGCATCACCAGCCGCTACGGCGAACCCGGGCTCCCCGAGGACACCATTACCGTGGACCTCGAGGGCACCGCTGGACAGAGCTTCGGCGCGTTCCTCGCCAGCGGCGTCTCGATGCACTTAGACGGCAGCGCCAACGACTACGTCGGCAAGGGCCTCTCGGGCGGCAAGATCACGATCCGCACGCCCGAGACGGCCGGCTACGATCCGACGGAGAACATCTCGATCGGCAACGTCGCGCTCTACGGCGCGACCGACGGCCAGCTGTACGTCAACGGCGTCGCCGGCGAACGCTTCGCCGTCCGCAACTCCGGCGCCAAGGCCGTCGTCGAGGGCGTCGGCGACCACGGCTGCGAGTACATGACCGGCGGCGTCGTCGCCGTGCTCGGCGAGACGGGCAAGAACTTCGCCGCAGGGATGAGCGGGGGCGTCGCCTACGTCTACGATCCCGACGGCGAGTTCGAAGCGAAGGCCAACACCGGCATGGTCTCGCTGCACGACGCCCTCGAGGAGAAAGACGAACAGATGCTCCGACGACTCGTCGAGAACCACGTCGCCTACACCGGCTCCGAGCGAGGGGAACTCCTGCTCGAGAACTGGGAGCGCGCGCTCGACGCCTTCGTGAAGGTGATGCCCGAGGCCTACCACGAGGCGATCACCGAGCAGGGCAGCGACGACGTCCGCGAGGAACTCCCCGGCGCGCCCGACGTGGCCGCCGAGGCTGAATCGACCAGCTTCGCGGCGAGCGACGACTGA
- the proS gene encoding proline--tRNA ligase encodes MSDESQELGITESKSHKPGEWYAEVVQKANLADYAPMGGFIVTKPRGYALWEGIQDALDGWFKETGVDNVYFPLFIPESFLEREKDVVEGFDPEVAWVTQGGHEELEERLAVRPTSESIIAPFMADWTRSHRDLPLRINQWCSVVRWEATETKPFFRTKEFMWQEGHTAHASDEGAWDEVWTRLGQYEDLYEDVLAIPVLRGKKPEHDKFPGADTTTTVEALMPDGKSVQGGTSHNLGQSFAEAFDITFADEDEEERTAYTTSWGVSWRAIGALIMTHSDDQGLVLPPTIAPTQVAIVPIWQEDTKEDVLEYSENIADELEDAGFRVELDDRDERNPGFKFNEHELNGVPLRLEIGPYEVEDEEVTMVHRPDNEESVEDRDEIVESVDEHLDEIYNKLYETAEENLEENIREAHSPEEILGTIGKHGGYVKTPWCGDEACEEAIKEKIAAEIVMQPLEDVGGHSSGEVPEPDHDECGVCGDPADEIAYFAKSY; translated from the coding sequence ATGAGCGACGAGAGCCAGGAACTCGGAATCACCGAGTCGAAATCGCACAAACCCGGCGAGTGGTATGCCGAAGTCGTCCAGAAGGCCAACCTCGCGGACTACGCGCCGATGGGCGGCTTCATCGTCACGAAGCCCCGCGGCTACGCGCTGTGGGAGGGTATTCAGGACGCGCTCGACGGCTGGTTCAAGGAGACCGGCGTCGACAACGTCTACTTCCCGCTGTTCATCCCCGAGTCCTTCCTCGAGCGCGAGAAGGACGTCGTCGAAGGGTTCGACCCCGAAGTGGCGTGGGTAACTCAGGGCGGCCACGAGGAACTCGAGGAGCGGCTGGCGGTCCGCCCGACCAGCGAATCGATCATCGCGCCCTTCATGGCCGACTGGACGCGCAGCCACCGCGACCTGCCGCTGCGGATCAACCAGTGGTGTTCGGTCGTCCGGTGGGAGGCCACCGAGACCAAGCCCTTCTTCCGGACGAAGGAGTTCATGTGGCAGGAGGGCCACACCGCCCACGCCTCCGACGAGGGCGCCTGGGACGAGGTCTGGACCCGACTGGGCCAGTACGAAGACCTCTACGAGGACGTGCTCGCGATCCCGGTGCTGCGCGGAAAGAAGCCCGAACACGACAAGTTCCCCGGCGCGGACACGACGACGACCGTCGAGGCCTTGATGCCCGACGGCAAGTCCGTCCAGGGCGGCACCAGCCACAACCTCGGCCAGAGTTTCGCCGAGGCGTTCGACATCACCTTCGCCGACGAGGACGAGGAAGAACGGACGGCCTACACCACCTCGTGGGGCGTCTCCTGGCGCGCGATCGGGGCGCTCATCATGACCCACTCTGACGATCAGGGGCTCGTGCTCCCGCCGACGATCGCACCCACGCAGGTCGCCATCGTCCCCATCTGGCAGGAAGACACCAAGGAGGACGTCCTCGAGTACTCCGAGAACATCGCCGACGAGCTCGAGGACGCCGGCTTCCGCGTCGAACTCGACGACCGCGACGAGCGCAATCCCGGCTTCAAGTTCAACGAGCACGAACTCAACGGCGTTCCCCTCCGGCTGGAGATCGGCCCCTACGAGGTCGAAGACGAGGAGGTCACGATGGTCCACCGGCCGGACAACGAGGAGTCCGTCGAGGACCGCGACGAAATCGTCGAGAGTGTCGACGAGCACCTCGACGAGATCTACAACAAGCTCTACGAGACGGCCGAGGAGAACTTAGAAGAGAACATCCGCGAGGCCCACAGCCCCGAGGAGATCCTCGGAACGATCGGCAAACACGGCGGCTACGTGAAGACGCCGTGGTGTGGCGACGAGGCCTGCGAGGAGGCCATCAAGGAGAAGATCGCCGCCGAGATCGTCATGCAACCGCTCGAGGACGTGGGCGGGCACTCGAGCGGCGAGGTGCCCGAACCCGATCACGACGAGTGCGGTGTCTGCGGCGATCCCGCCGACGAGATCGCCTACTTCGCGAAGTCGTACTGA
- a CDS encoding YihY/virulence factor BrkB family protein, which produces MSTVGSVVALARDRNLTFLAAGIAYYAFVSTIPLLLLAVTVASFVGGQALADRVASMLSQQLSSSGQQMVSQALTNPSGRAAASIVGFLALAWSALKLFRGLDQAFDEVYAGAVDASLLGQIRDAIVVLVGIALSVALVVAVGVALSILSLQIPFANVIGTLVLIVVLTIAFLPIYYVLPPASVSISEVLPGTIIAAIGWVLLQIGFRIYAANAGRYAAYGVIGAVLLFVTWLYFGGIVILLGAAVNAVRRGATAETR; this is translated from the coding sequence ATGTCGACCGTCGGCTCCGTCGTCGCTCTCGCGAGGGATCGGAATCTCACGTTTCTGGCCGCGGGGATCGCCTACTACGCGTTCGTCTCGACGATACCGTTGTTATTGCTCGCCGTGACGGTCGCCTCGTTCGTCGGAGGACAGGCGCTGGCCGATCGCGTGGCCAGCATGCTCAGTCAGCAACTGTCGTCTTCGGGACAGCAGATGGTGTCGCAGGCGCTGACCAACCCGTCCGGCCGGGCGGCCGCGTCAATAGTCGGGTTCCTCGCGCTGGCGTGGAGCGCCCTGAAGCTCTTTCGCGGTCTCGATCAGGCGTTCGACGAGGTGTACGCGGGCGCGGTCGACGCGTCGCTCCTGGGCCAGATCCGGGACGCCATCGTCGTCCTCGTCGGGATCGCACTCTCCGTCGCGCTCGTCGTCGCCGTCGGCGTTGCGCTCTCAATACTCAGCCTGCAAATCCCGTTCGCCAACGTGATCGGAACGCTCGTGTTGATCGTCGTCCTGACGATCGCGTTTCTGCCGATATACTACGTTCTTCCGCCGGCGAGTGTCTCGATATCGGAAGTGCTCCCGGGCACGATCATCGCCGCGATTGGCTGGGTACTCCTGCAGATCGGGTTCCGGATCTACGCGGCCAACGCCGGCCGGTATGCAGCTTACGGCGTGATCGGCGCCGTCCTGCTGTTCGTCACGTGGCTCTACTTCGGCGGCATCGTAATACTGCTGGGCGCGGCGGTGAACGCCGTCCGTCGAGGAGCGACGGCGGAGACGAGGTAG
- a CDS encoding quinone oxidoreductase family protein gives MKAIEVTEYGDSDALEVVDADLPEPNADEVRIEVEAAGINFADIMQRRGVYPDGPDAPYVPGMEAAGTVDAVGEGVDDVSEGDRVVAMLDTGGYAEYATANAAMLFPVPEGTSFEEAAGFPVQFLTAHCCLFEWGGLEEDETVLIQAAAGGVGTAAVQLASNHGAEVFGTASTQEKLDLAADLGCDHPINYTETDFRDVVDNETDGEGVDLVLESVGDDVFERSLDAMAHFGRMVTFGVASGVPAEVQNRRLLFENKTVKGFHLGQASVHDPSKVMAAVPELTEGLTSGDLEVILGESFALEDAAEAHQYIEDRKSSGKVVLKP, from the coding sequence ATGAAAGCGATCGAAGTCACCGAGTACGGCGACAGCGACGCGCTCGAGGTCGTCGACGCAGACCTGCCGGAGCCGAACGCGGACGAGGTCCGCATCGAGGTCGAGGCAGCGGGGATCAACTTCGCGGACATCATGCAGCGCCGCGGGGTCTATCCGGACGGTCCCGACGCGCCCTACGTCCCGGGGATGGAGGCCGCGGGGACGGTCGACGCGGTCGGCGAGGGCGTCGACGATGTCTCCGAGGGTGACCGCGTCGTCGCGATGCTCGACACCGGCGGCTACGCGGAGTACGCGACCGCCAACGCCGCGATGCTCTTCCCCGTTCCCGAGGGGACGAGTTTCGAGGAGGCCGCCGGCTTCCCCGTCCAGTTTCTCACCGCCCACTGCTGTCTGTTCGAGTGGGGCGGCCTCGAGGAGGACGAGACGGTCCTGATCCAGGCCGCCGCAGGCGGGGTCGGGACGGCCGCCGTACAACTCGCCTCGAACCACGGCGCGGAGGTCTTCGGAACCGCGAGTACCCAGGAGAAACTGGATCTCGCCGCCGACTTGGGCTGTGACCACCCGATCAACTACACGGAGACGGACTTCCGCGACGTCGTCGACAACGAAACGGACGGCGAGGGGGTCGACCTCGTCCTCGAGAGCGTCGGCGACGACGTCTTCGAGCGCAGCCTCGACGCGATGGCCCACTTCGGCCGGATGGTCACCTTCGGCGTCGCCAGCGGCGTCCCCGCAGAGGTCCAGAACCGACGCCTCCTCTTCGAGAACAAGACGGTCAAAGGATTCCACCTCGGTCAGGCCTCCGTTCACGACCCAAGTAAGGTCATGGCGGCCGTTCCCGAACTCACCGAGGGGTTGACCAGCGGCGACCTCGAGGTGATCCTCGGCGAGTCGTTCGCGCTCGAGGACGCCGCCGAGGCCCACCAGTACATCGAGGACCGCAAGAGTTCCGGGAAAGTCGTGCTGAAGCCGTAA
- a CDS encoding 8-oxo-dGTP diphosphatase, which yields MTETTLCFPLRSREVDGGATGDGEPTATDEVLLIEKRRGLGAGWYNGPGGKLEAGETPRECAVRETREEVGLEVDPAALEKAGELEFVLDGTEHTFCHVYRTRSFAGEPTASEEARPEWIPVDEVPYDRMWDDDHLWLPGVLEGRTVAGEFRFEGGTPLDEADFVDHDLEWDVDLEANSDD from the coding sequence ATGACCGAGACGACGCTGTGTTTTCCGCTGCGGAGCCGCGAGGTCGACGGCGGTGCGACGGGCGACGGCGAACCGACCGCGACCGACGAGGTGCTCCTGATCGAGAAACGTCGGGGGCTCGGCGCAGGCTGGTACAACGGCCCCGGCGGCAAACTCGAGGCCGGCGAGACGCCCCGCGAGTGTGCGGTCCGCGAGACCCGCGAGGAGGTCGGCCTCGAGGTCGATCCCGCGGCCCTCGAGAAGGCGGGCGAACTCGAGTTCGTGCTCGACGGGACAGAACATACGTTCTGCCACGTCTATCGGACGCGATCGTTCGCCGGCGAGCCGACCGCCAGCGAGGAGGCCCGGCCGGAGTGGATTCCCGTCGACGAGGTGCCCTACGACCGGATGTGGGACGACGACCACCTCTGGCTGCCGGGCGTCCTCGAGGGGCGGACGGTCGCCGGCGAGTTCCGGTTCGAGGGCGGCACGCCGCTCGACGAAGCCGACTTCGTCGATCACGACCTCGAGTGGGACGTCGATCTCGAGGCGAATTCCGACGACTGA
- a CDS encoding EamA family transporter: MEYLVWVLVALLAYSAVAPLTSYVTEDVPAAPGLFLATLVFLAIATVVMVATGTADPSLATSSGAGYVYAGGVFLTVGILAYTAALEAGPVSVVVPIYGLFIVGSSVIGILFLDETLTLTRAAGIGCAVLAIVCSAGGEQ, from the coding sequence ATGGAGTATCTAGTGTGGGTTCTCGTCGCGCTCTTGGCGTACTCCGCGGTCGCGCCGCTGACGAGTTACGTCACGGAGGACGTCCCGGCGGCGCCGGGGCTGTTCCTCGCGACGCTCGTCTTCCTCGCGATCGCGACCGTCGTGATGGTCGCCACGGGCACCGCCGACCCGTCTCTCGCGACCTCGTCCGGCGCGGGCTACGTCTACGCCGGCGGCGTCTTCCTGACGGTCGGCATCCTAGCGTACACGGCCGCGCTCGAGGCCGGCCCGGTGAGCGTCGTCGTCCCGATTTACGGACTCTTTATCGTCGGCAGTTCGGTCATTGGCATCCTGTTTCTCGACGAAACGCTGACGCTGACTCGAGCGGCCGGCATCGGCTGCGCGGTCCTCGCGATCGTCTGTAGCGCGGGTGGTGAGCAGTGA
- a CDS encoding EamA family transporter: protein MKRNHLVLSLLAFATYSLVAPLLKIAMESIPSTTAVFLSNGLMTVLIGALMAYRGTSPWQYLSHPKAPYIAVWGAFLAVGLLAYYRALALGPVSVVVPIYGLFIAISSVIGIVVLEESLTIRKGLGIAFAVLAVVLMSL from the coding sequence GTGAAGCGCAACCACCTCGTCCTGTCCCTGCTGGCGTTCGCGACGTACAGTCTGGTCGCGCCCCTGCTGAAGATCGCGATGGAGTCGATCCCGAGCACGACCGCGGTCTTCCTGTCGAACGGGCTCATGACCGTGCTGATCGGCGCGCTGATGGCCTACCGCGGGACATCTCCGTGGCAGTATCTCTCACACCCGAAAGCGCCCTACATCGCGGTCTGGGGCGCGTTCCTCGCTGTCGGCCTGCTGGCCTACTACCGGGCGCTCGCGCTCGGTCCGGTGAGCGTCGTCGTCCCGATCTACGGCCTGTTCATCGCGATCAGTTCCGTCATCGGGATCGTCGTCCTCGAGGAGTCCCTGACGATCAGGAAGGGGCTGGGGATCGCCTTCGCCGTGCTCGCGGTCGTCCTCATGTCGCTGTGA